One Globicephala melas chromosome 6, mGloMel1.2, whole genome shotgun sequence genomic window carries:
- the C6H9orf43 gene encoding LOW QUALITY PROTEIN: uncharacterized protein C9orf43 homolog (The sequence of the model RefSeq protein was modified relative to this genomic sequence to represent the inferred CDS: inserted 1 base in 1 codon), translating to MDLPDKSQWDETTCDLAVCQHPQCWATLRRIERGHPRILDSSRKSPPDAEDRLPVLTIVNITDSCFQAKRLACGHSSGFTFPKAHSLLSQRSKFYSKFQRRPWKDLPDRDLIHRTNRSPKLSVLNLNETQLPCPQDVGNMDVIWIPEKHMSPAEKKHIIRSQDGEMKRKKSTGKHKSSWDTEAQLGLPGMIVPPPSPVHLFEELSSERVPLWKQYDMLPQDLLKDLLLDKGKTIPYLEMQTQLAMMKKKPPLEKSRPYSAISAKMHLSVRCLTQQRPALRYPEHLKKLYYNLTTEGYRKQQWQQQRKVKTATGKQEAKKKSKSEPGSHNTSHKRSGHRTLPGRESDEKQQQQMKIEGPTSKQDSTERPQMDCTKKNLDSFPGRQSPELSTIECTNKDIRTQMEILLEAQERTPNSTSRXSWNPELKLLRILRDTDEEDEENQPSGAQSEESLEA from the exons ATGGACTTGCCAGATAAAAGCCAGTGGGATGAAACTACCTGTGACCTGGCTGTTTGTCAGCATCCACAATGCTGGGCAACTCTCCGCCGAATTGAGAGGGGCCACCCTCGAATTCTGGACTCCTCCCGCAAATCTCCTCCAGATGCTGAAG ACAGACTCCCAGTGCTCACCATTGTAAACATCACAGATTCCTGCTTCCAGGCCAAGAGACTTGCTTGTGGTCATTCATCAGGATTTACCTTCCCCAAGGCTCACTCTTTATTGTCTCAACGTTCAAAGTTTTACTCCAAATTTCAACGCCG GCCTTGGAAGGATTTACCTGACAGAGACTTAATACACCGTACTAACAGATCTCCCAAA CTATCAGTGCTAAATTTGAATGAGACACAACTTCCTTGTCCTCAAGATGTAGGAAATATGGATGTAATTTGGATCCCAGAGAAGCATATGAG TCCAGCTGAGAAGAAGCATATTATTCGCAGCCAGGATGgggagatgaaaagaaagaaatctacaggg aaacacaagTCATCTTGGGACACAGAAGCACAGTTGGGACTTCCAGGGATGATtgtgcctcctccctccccagtacACTTGTTTGAAGAACTAAGTTCAGAACGCGTACCTTTATGGAAGCAGTATGACATGTTACCTCAGGATCTACTGAAGGA CCTCTTGCTGGATAAAGGGAAAACCATACCTTATCTGGAGATGCAGACACAGTTGGCCATGATGAAAAAGAAACCTCCCCTGGAAAAGAGCCGACCTTACAGTGCCATTTCTGCTAAGATGCATTTATCTGTACGCTGCCTCACCCAGCAA agaCCAGCATTGAGATACCCTGAACATTTGAAGAAACTATATTACAACCTGACAACAGAAG GTTACAGgaagcagcagtggcagcagcagaggAAGGTGAAGACAGCTACTGGGAAACAG GAGGCTAAAAAGAAATCCAAGAGTGAACCAGGGAGCCACAACACCTCTCATAAACGTTCAG GTCACAGAACTCTACCAGGTCGGGAAAGTGACGAAAAACAGCAGCAGCAGATGAAGATAGAAGGCCCCACTTCGAAACAG GATTCCACAGAGAGACCACAGATGGACTGCACTAAGAAAAACCTGGATTCCTTCCCTGGTAGGCAGA GTCCTGAATTATCCACAATAGAATGCACTAACAAGGACATCAGGACTCAGATGGAGATTTTGCTGGAAGCCCAAGAGAGGACCCCAAACAGTACTTCTA ACAGCTGGAACCCTGAGCTCAAACTGCTGAGGATTCTTCGGGACACTGATGAAGAGGATGAGGAGAACCAACCCTCTGGGGCACAGAGTGAAGAGTCTCTGGAGGCATAG
- the POLE3 gene encoding DNA polymerase epsilon subunit 3 has protein sequence MAERPEDLNLPNAVITRIIKEALPDGVSISKEARSAISRAASVFVLYATSCANNFAMKGKRKTLNASDVLSAMEEMEFQRFVTPLKEALEAYRREQKGKKEASEQKKKDKDKKTDSEEQDKSRDEDNDEDEERLEEEEQNEEEEVDN, from the exons ATGGCGGAGAGGCCCGAGGACCTAAACCTGCCCAATGCCGTCATCACCAGGATCATCAAGGAGGCG ctcccggaCGGTGTCAGCATCTCCAAGGAGGCCCGGAGCGCCATCTCCCGCGCCGCCAGCGTCTTCGTGCTGTACGCCACATCCTG TGCCAACAACTTCGCGATGAAAGGGAAACGCAAGACACTGAATGCCAGCGATGTGCTCTCCGCCATGGAGGAGATGGAGTTTCAGCGGTTCGTGACCCCGTTAAAAGAAGCTCTGGAAG CTTACAGGAGGGAGCAAAAAGGCAAGAAGGAAGCttcagagcaaaagaagaaggacaaagacaaaaaaacagaTTCAGAAGAGCAAGACAAGAGCAGGGATGAGGACAACGATGAAGATGAGGAGAGGctggaggaagaagaacagaatgAAGAGGAGGAAGTGGACAACTGA